A genomic region of Denticeps clupeoides chromosome 17, fDenClu1.1, whole genome shotgun sequence contains the following coding sequences:
- the LOC114766512 gene encoding F-box and leucine-rich protein 22-like, with amino-acid sequence MQLTELNRECLLHLFSFLDKDSRLSLSLTCHWLRDVFLEPRLWSLLRFRSPGELLRDNFVLGPSLRHLAVCWHSSRVKVCNIEDWMKSSFQKDLCRKHKNVVSAFLARVCHV; translated from the coding sequence atGCAGCTGACGGAGCTCAACAGGGAGTGCCTGCTCCACCTCTTCTCCTTCCTGGATAAGGACAGCCGCCTTAGCCTGTCCCTGACCTGCCACTGGCTGAGGGACGTCTTCCTGGAGCCCAGGCTATGGTCACTGCTCCGCTTCAGATCCCCGGGTGAACTGCTGAGGGACAATTTTGTCCTGGGCCCCTCCCTCAGGCATCTGGCCGTGTGCTGGCACTCCAGtcgggtgaaggtgtgcaacaTCGAGGACTGGATGAAGAGCAGCTTCCAGAAGGACCTCTGCAGGAAACACAAGAATGTTGTCAGCGCCTTTCTGGCCCGCGTGTGTCACGTGTGA
- the usp3 gene encoding ubiquitin carboxyl-terminal hydrolase 3 isoform X2, translated as MCLTCLSVHCGRYVNGHAKKHFEDVQCVATGQKRCENLEKARTQHSVCMDCSSYSTYCYRCDEFVVNDTKLGQVQKLREHLQSLENSNLNERKRKLLEISPLNSKLLKDDSGSPSLFATGLRNLGNTCFMNAILQSLSNIEQFSCYFKELPVVALRSGKTAGRRMYHTRSQGDSSVSLVEEFRKTLCSLWQGNQTAFSPDALFYVIWKVMPNFRGYQQHDAHEFLRYLLDHLHRELQGSNNGAFSTSAAQDRLSSDAKCCINGTCTVVTSVFSGMLQNEVNCLICGTESRKFDPFLDLSLDIPSQFRIKRSKDQDPGPTCTLRDCLCSFTDLEELDETELYMCHKCMKRQKSTKKFWIRKLPKVLCLHLKRFHWTAFLRNKVDTYVEFPVRGLDMSSYLLEPENTEKCLYDLAAVVVHHGSGVGSGHYTAYGCHKEQWYHFNDSTVTLTNEAAVVKAKAYILFYVQQIQTDSGSRETKSCSD; from the exons ATGTGTCTGACTTGCTTGAGTGTGCACTGCGGAAG ATATGTTAATGGACATGCCAAGAAGCATTTTGAAGATGTTCAGTGTGTAGCCACTGGGCAGAAGAGATGTGAGAATCTGGAAAAAGCCAGGACTCAGCATTCTGTGTGTATGGACTGCAGCAGCTATAGTACATACTG TTATCGATGTGATGAGTTTGTGGTTAACGACACAAAGCTTGGACAGGTACAGAAGCTACGGGAGCATCTTCAGAGTCTGGAAAA TTCAAATTTGAATGAGAGGAAGCGCAAGCTTCTAGAAATTTCACCTCTCAACAGTAAGCTGCTGAAAGATGAT AGTGGATCGCCATCTCTGTTTGCCACTGGCCTACGTAACCTTGGCAACACTTGTTTCATGAATGCCATCCTCCAGTCCCTCAG TAACATTGAACAGTTTAGCTGCTACTTCAAGGAGCTGCCAGTGGTGGCGCTGCGCAGCGGGAAAACAGCAGGAAGACGGATGTACCACACACGCAGCCAAGGGGACAGCAGTGT CTCGTTGGTGGAGGAGTTCCGGAAGACCCTGTGCTCTCTCTGGCAGGGCAACCAGACGGCCTTCAGTCCTGACGCCCTCTTCTATGTCATCTGGAAGGTCATGCCTAACTTCAG AGGTTACCAGCAGCATGATGCTCATGAGTTCCTGCGCTACTTACTGGACCATCTGCACCGAGAGCTTCAGGGCAGCAATAATGGAGCGTTCAGCACCTCTGCAGCACAAGACAGGCTTTCATCAGATGCCAAATGTTGCAT AAATGGGACCTGCACAGTTGTTACATCTGTATTCAGTGGTATGTTGCAGAACGAAGTCAACTGCCTGATTTGTGGTACAGAGTCTCGGAAGTTTGACCCTTTTCTTG ATCTGTCCTTGGACATTCCCAGCCAATTCAGGATCAAGCGAAGCAAGGACCAGGATCCAGGACCTACCTGCACCCTGCGTG ACTGTCTGTGCAGTTTCACAGATTTGGAGGAGTTGGATGAGACAGAGCTCTACATGTGCCATAAATGTATGAAGAGACAGAAATCCACCAAGAAATTCTGGATCCGGAAGCTGCCAAAG GTCCTGTGTTTGCACTTGAAAAGATTCCACTGGACTGCGTTCCTTAGGAATAAGGTTGACACCTATGTGGAGTTTCCAGTTCGAGGCCTGGACATGAGCAGTTACCTACTGGAG CCGGAGAACACTGAGAAATGCCTCTATGACCTTGCTGCAGTAGTGGTTCATCACGGCTCTGG GGTGGGATCTGGACATTACACCGCATATGGCTGCCACAAAGAGCAGTGGTACCATTTCAACGACAGCACGGTCACCCTTACCAACGAGGCTGCTGTGGTCAAAGCCAAAGCTTACATCCTCTTCTATGTGCAGCAGATACAGACCGACTCAGGCTCAAGAGAAACTAAGTCGTGCTCAGACTGA
- the usp3 gene encoding ubiquitin carboxyl-terminal hydrolase 3 isoform X1 — MECPHLMTSVFAAVEPARFPSGSPSSWCCSVCRSNKSTWMCLTCLSVHCGRYVNGHAKKHFEDVQCVATGQKRCENLEKARTQHSVCMDCSSYSTYCYRCDEFVVNDTKLGQVQKLREHLQSLENSNLNERKRKLLEISPLNSKLLKDDSGSPSLFATGLRNLGNTCFMNAILQSLSNIEQFSCYFKELPVVALRSGKTAGRRMYHTRSQGDSSVSLVEEFRKTLCSLWQGNQTAFSPDALFYVIWKVMPNFRGYQQHDAHEFLRYLLDHLHRELQGSNNGAFSTSAAQDRLSSDAKCCINGTCTVVTSVFSGMLQNEVNCLICGTESRKFDPFLDLSLDIPSQFRIKRSKDQDPGPTCTLRDCLCSFTDLEELDETELYMCHKCMKRQKSTKKFWIRKLPKVLCLHLKRFHWTAFLRNKVDTYVEFPVRGLDMSSYLLEPENTEKCLYDLAAVVVHHGSGVGSGHYTAYGCHKEQWYHFNDSTVTLTNEAAVVKAKAYILFYVQQIQTDSGSRETKSCSD, encoded by the exons TCTGTCGATCAAACAAAAGCACATGGATGTGTCTGACTTGCTTGAGTGTGCACTGCGGAAG ATATGTTAATGGACATGCCAAGAAGCATTTTGAAGATGTTCAGTGTGTAGCCACTGGGCAGAAGAGATGTGAGAATCTGGAAAAAGCCAGGACTCAGCATTCTGTGTGTATGGACTGCAGCAGCTATAGTACATACTG TTATCGATGTGATGAGTTTGTGGTTAACGACACAAAGCTTGGACAGGTACAGAAGCTACGGGAGCATCTTCAGAGTCTGGAAAA TTCAAATTTGAATGAGAGGAAGCGCAAGCTTCTAGAAATTTCACCTCTCAACAGTAAGCTGCTGAAAGATGAT AGTGGATCGCCATCTCTGTTTGCCACTGGCCTACGTAACCTTGGCAACACTTGTTTCATGAATGCCATCCTCCAGTCCCTCAG TAACATTGAACAGTTTAGCTGCTACTTCAAGGAGCTGCCAGTGGTGGCGCTGCGCAGCGGGAAAACAGCAGGAAGACGGATGTACCACACACGCAGCCAAGGGGACAGCAGTGT CTCGTTGGTGGAGGAGTTCCGGAAGACCCTGTGCTCTCTCTGGCAGGGCAACCAGACGGCCTTCAGTCCTGACGCCCTCTTCTATGTCATCTGGAAGGTCATGCCTAACTTCAG AGGTTACCAGCAGCATGATGCTCATGAGTTCCTGCGCTACTTACTGGACCATCTGCACCGAGAGCTTCAGGGCAGCAATAATGGAGCGTTCAGCACCTCTGCAGCACAAGACAGGCTTTCATCAGATGCCAAATGTTGCAT AAATGGGACCTGCACAGTTGTTACATCTGTATTCAGTGGTATGTTGCAGAACGAAGTCAACTGCCTGATTTGTGGTACAGAGTCTCGGAAGTTTGACCCTTTTCTTG ATCTGTCCTTGGACATTCCCAGCCAATTCAGGATCAAGCGAAGCAAGGACCAGGATCCAGGACCTACCTGCACCCTGCGTG ACTGTCTGTGCAGTTTCACAGATTTGGAGGAGTTGGATGAGACAGAGCTCTACATGTGCCATAAATGTATGAAGAGACAGAAATCCACCAAGAAATTCTGGATCCGGAAGCTGCCAAAG GTCCTGTGTTTGCACTTGAAAAGATTCCACTGGACTGCGTTCCTTAGGAATAAGGTTGACACCTATGTGGAGTTTCCAGTTCGAGGCCTGGACATGAGCAGTTACCTACTGGAG CCGGAGAACACTGAGAAATGCCTCTATGACCTTGCTGCAGTAGTGGTTCATCACGGCTCTGG GGTGGGATCTGGACATTACACCGCATATGGCTGCCACAAAGAGCAGTGGTACCATTTCAACGACAGCACGGTCACCCTTACCAACGAGGCTGCTGTGGTCAAAGCCAAAGCTTACATCCTCTTCTATGTGCAGCAGATACAGACCGACTCAGGCTCAAGAGAAACTAAGTCGTGCTCAGACTGA